Proteins found in one Gordonia sp. PDNC005 genomic segment:
- a CDS encoding acetyl/propionyl/methylcrotonyl-CoA carboxylase subunit alpha, with protein sequence MSIAQTTIKKVLIANRGEIAVRVIRAAKDAGIASVAVYAEPDANALFVQLADEAFALGGQTSAESYLVFDKILDAAAQSGADAIHPGYGFLSENADFAQAVIDAGITWIGPSPQSIRDLGDKVTARHIAERAKAPMAAGTKDPVADAAEVVAFAEQYGVPVAIKAAFGGGGRGMKVAQTIEEIPELFESATREAVAAFGRGECFVEQYLDKARHVEAQVIADQHGNVVVAGTRDCSLQRRFQKLVEEAPAPFLTDDQRGRIHSSAKAICREAGYYGAGTVEYLVQGDTVSFLEVNTRLQVEHPVTEETAGIDLVRQQFRIAEGKELTITEDPTPRGHSFEFRINGEDAGRGFLPAPGPVAVYREPTGPGVRVDSGVREGDVIGGQFDSMLAKLIVTGENREQALERSRRALAEFEVDGLATVIPFHRHIVSNPAFIGGTDENGVEKFDVYTKWIETDWDNTIEPYTGGQPIEEDDSAPRQKVVVEVGGRRVEVSLPGDLNLGGGSANGAVRRKPKARTRTKGGGKAASGDAVTAPMQGTVVKVAVNEGDTVAEGDLVVVLEAMKMENPVTAHKSGTVTGLSVEAGAAVTQGTALLEIK encoded by the coding sequence GTGTCTATCGCACAGACGACCATCAAGAAGGTTCTGATCGCCAACCGCGGCGAGATCGCGGTCCGCGTGATCCGCGCAGCCAAGGACGCAGGCATCGCCAGCGTCGCGGTGTACGCGGAGCCCGACGCGAACGCACTGTTCGTGCAGCTCGCCGACGAGGCGTTTGCACTCGGCGGTCAGACGTCCGCCGAGTCGTACCTGGTGTTCGACAAGATTCTCGACGCCGCAGCCCAGTCGGGCGCCGACGCCATCCACCCCGGCTACGGATTCCTCTCGGAGAACGCCGACTTCGCTCAGGCCGTCATCGATGCGGGCATCACCTGGATCGGCCCGTCGCCGCAGTCCATCCGCGACCTCGGCGACAAGGTGACCGCGCGTCACATCGCCGAACGCGCCAAGGCCCCGATGGCCGCAGGCACCAAGGATCCGGTCGCCGACGCGGCCGAGGTGGTCGCATTCGCCGAGCAGTACGGCGTCCCGGTCGCGATCAAGGCCGCATTCGGCGGCGGCGGTCGCGGCATGAAGGTCGCACAGACCATCGAAGAGATCCCCGAACTGTTCGAGTCGGCCACCCGCGAGGCCGTCGCGGCATTCGGACGCGGCGAGTGCTTCGTCGAGCAGTACCTCGACAAGGCTCGCCACGTCGAAGCCCAGGTGATCGCCGACCAGCACGGCAACGTCGTCGTCGCCGGCACCCGCGACTGCTCGCTGCAGCGCCGCTTCCAGAAGCTCGTCGAAGAGGCCCCGGCGCCGTTCCTGACCGACGATCAGCGCGGCCGCATCCACAGCTCAGCCAAGGCCATCTGTCGCGAAGCCGGCTACTACGGTGCGGGCACCGTCGAGTACCTGGTCCAGGGCGACACCGTCTCGTTCCTCGAAGTCAACACCCGCCTGCAGGTGGAGCACCCGGTCACCGAGGAGACCGCGGGCATCGACCTCGTTCGTCAGCAGTTCCGCATCGCCGAAGGCAAGGAACTGACGATCACCGAGGATCCGACCCCGCGCGGTCACTCCTTCGAATTCCGCATCAACGGTGAGGACGCCGGTCGCGGATTCCTCCCCGCACCCGGCCCCGTCGCCGTTTACCGAGAGCCCACCGGCCCCGGCGTGCGCGTCGACTCCGGCGTCCGCGAGGGCGATGTCATCGGCGGCCAGTTCGACTCGATGCTCGCCAAGCTCATCGTGACCGGCGAGAACCGCGAACAGGCTCTCGAGCGTTCGCGTCGCGCGCTCGCCGAGTTCGAGGTCGACGGCCTAGCCACGGTCATCCCGTTCCACCGCCACATCGTGTCCAACCCCGCCTTCATCGGCGGTACGGACGAGAATGGGGTCGAGAAGTTCGACGTCTACACCAAGTGGATCGAGACCGACTGGGACAACACCATCGAGCCGTACACCGGTGGCCAGCCGATCGAGGAAGACGACTCCGCTCCGCGTCAGAAGGTCGTCGTCGAGGTCGGCGGCCGTCGTGTCGAGGTGTCGCTGCCGGGCGACCTGAACCTCGGTGGCGGCTCGGCGAACGGCGCTGTGCGTCGTAAGCCGAAGGCCCGCACCCGCACCAAGGGCGGCGGCAAGGCAGCGTCCGGCGACGCCGTGACCGCACCGATGCAGGGCACCGTCGTCAAGGTCGCCGTCAACGAAGGCGACACCGTCGCCGAGGGCGACCTGGTCGTCGTCCTGGAGGCCATGAAGATGGAGAACCCGGTGACTGCTCACAAGAGCGGCACCGTCACCGGACTGTCGGTCGAGGCAGGCGCCGCCGTCACCCAGGGCACCGCCCTCCTCGAGATCAAGTAG
- a CDS encoding condensation domain-containing protein, with the protein MDFLQILDAPVEPGGLVEWIPTVEGGLGNWQRDDRQTSHNHEQHLRDAFEHRARTQREGGRESWLGLSINFDEPMSVPAIRAALIAWISRHEVLRTHVVLKRDGTERYSTPPETVRLKMTRIGWYTESTMLLEQVAGSFDRATAPLHWPAYRFATVARGDSFTLLFAADHSLVDGYSLVTAQYELTELYRAERDRRTAVLPDTGSYIDFSDAERRAADDAGASHPAVQTWRRFIEVHGAPFFAPLRPTVGDSPDPFMVEHPAQASRTARLLDDASTRRFETACAAAGGNLVAGVLAALALAYHRRAPDSEFSCVMPRHTRSDLRWQHSLGWFVGLAPIAFPIDDQTDMSEATRLASDALRTGRHGATLPFLRVAELLGETPVPKFVVSFMDSRGTPTADVADAGGAQVLRSHSYAGDEMYVWVNRTPSGLRMHSRYPAEQPGRVVPFLDDFADLLASTADDR; encoded by the coding sequence ATGGATTTTCTCCAGATCCTCGACGCGCCCGTCGAACCCGGCGGACTCGTCGAGTGGATTCCCACCGTCGAGGGCGGGCTCGGCAACTGGCAGCGCGACGACCGGCAGACCTCGCACAACCACGAGCAGCACCTGCGCGACGCGTTCGAACATCGGGCACGAACCCAACGCGAGGGCGGCCGCGAGTCGTGGCTCGGCCTGTCCATCAACTTCGACGAACCGATGTCGGTTCCGGCGATTCGTGCCGCGCTGATCGCGTGGATCTCCCGACACGAGGTGCTGCGCACGCACGTGGTCCTCAAACGTGACGGCACTGAACGGTACTCGACGCCACCCGAGACCGTTCGGCTGAAGATGACTCGCATCGGCTGGTACACCGAATCGACGATGCTGCTTGAACAGGTGGCCGGATCGTTCGACCGTGCGACCGCTCCCCTGCACTGGCCCGCGTACCGTTTCGCCACCGTCGCTCGCGGCGATTCGTTCACCCTGCTGTTCGCCGCCGACCATTCCCTGGTCGACGGCTACTCCCTGGTCACGGCGCAGTACGAACTGACCGAGCTGTATCGCGCCGAACGCGACCGACGCACCGCGGTGCTCCCGGACACAGGCAGCTACATCGACTTCTCCGATGCCGAGCGGCGAGCCGCCGACGACGCCGGCGCCTCGCATCCGGCCGTACAGACCTGGCGCAGGTTCATCGAGGTCCATGGTGCGCCGTTCTTCGCTCCACTGCGTCCCACGGTGGGCGACTCACCCGACCCGTTCATGGTGGAGCACCCTGCGCAGGCGTCGCGTACCGCGCGTCTGCTCGACGACGCGTCGACCCGCCGTTTCGAGACGGCGTGTGCGGCGGCCGGCGGCAACCTCGTCGCCGGCGTTCTCGCGGCGCTGGCCCTCGCTTACCACCGCAGGGCACCCGATTCAGAGTTCTCTTGTGTGATGCCGCGGCACACCAGAAGCGACCTCCGATGGCAGCATTCCCTCGGATGGTTCGTCGGTCTGGCGCCGATCGCGTTTCCCATCGACGATCAGACTGACATGAGCGAGGCGACCCGCCTCGCGTCCGACGCGCTGCGGACTGGAAGGCACGGAGCCACACTCCCGTTCCTTCGTGTGGCCGAACTGCTCGGCGAGACCCCTGTGCCCAAGTTCGTCGTGTCGTTCATGGACTCGCGGGGCACACCGACGGCCGATGTCGCCGATGCGGGTGGTGCGCAAGTGTTGCGCAGCCACTCGTACGCGGGCGACGAGATGTACGTGTGGGTCAACCGGACGCCGTCGGGCCTGCGGATGCACTCCCGGTACCCGGCCGAACAGCCCGGTCGAGTCGTGCCGTTTCTCGACGACTTCGCCGATCTACTCGCGAGTACGGCGGACGACAGGTAG
- a CDS encoding SufE family protein produces the protein MTLPAPLAEIVDDFSALADSDKVTLLLEFSSELPDIPESMQTEAMEPVPECQSPIFLSVDAADSSSVKLYFSAPPEAPTTRGFASILHQGLDGASAQEISDVPSDFFHDLGLASVISPLRLRGMAGMLARIKRQVAEQTGA, from the coding sequence ATGACGCTGCCAGCTCCGCTCGCCGAGATCGTCGACGACTTCTCAGCGCTCGCCGATTCCGACAAGGTGACGCTGCTGTTGGAGTTCTCGAGCGAGTTGCCCGACATCCCCGAGTCGATGCAGACCGAGGCGATGGAACCGGTCCCCGAGTGTCAGTCGCCGATCTTCCTTTCGGTCGATGCAGCCGACTCGTCGTCGGTCAAGCTGTACTTCAGCGCTCCGCCGGAGGCTCCGACCACCCGCGGTTTCGCCTCGATCCTGCATCAGGGGTTGGACGGCGCGTCCGCACAGGAGATCTCCGACGTCCCGTCGGACTTCTTTCACGATCTGGGTCTGGCATCGGTGATCAGTCCGCTTCGACTCCGAGGAATGGCAGGCATGCTGGCGCGTATCAAGCGTCAGGTGGCCGAGCAGACCGGCGCCTGA